From the genome of Geothrix sp. 21YS21S-4, one region includes:
- a CDS encoding tetratricopeptide repeat protein translates to MDDEQERQDKRQDAMGWVGKAYQLHMKGEIARAIGLYTKSIELHPTPEAYTFRGWARSFEKDYASAIEDCHRAIDLDPEFGNPYNDIGAYYVEQGDLDEAVPWLRMALKARRYESYCFPHFNLGRVYEAKGQFEKALHHYREALEENPRYLLAAKAVERIKGKLAAKDAEVMR, encoded by the coding sequence ATGGATGACGAACAGGAACGCCAGGACAAGCGCCAGGACGCGATGGGGTGGGTGGGGAAGGCCTACCAGCTCCACATGAAGGGCGAGATCGCGCGGGCCATCGGGCTGTACACCAAGTCCATCGAACTCCATCCCACCCCCGAGGCCTACACCTTCCGGGGCTGGGCGCGCTCCTTCGAGAAGGACTACGCGTCCGCCATCGAGGACTGCCATCGGGCCATCGACCTGGATCCGGAATTCGGGAATCCCTACAACGACATCGGCGCCTACTACGTCGAGCAGGGCGACCTCGACGAGGCCGTTCCCTGGCTACGGATGGCCCTCAAGGCCCGGCGGTACGAGAGCTACTGTTTTCCCCACTTCAACCTGGGCCGCGTCTACGAGGCCAAGGGGCAGTTCGAGAAGGCGCTGCACCACTACCGGGAAGCCCTGGAGGAGAACCCCCGCTACCTGCTGGCGGCCAAGGCCGTGGAGCGGATCAAGGGGAAGCTGGCGGCGAAGGATGCGGAGGTCATGCGCTGA
- a CDS encoding MqnA/MqnD/SBP family protein yields MKLTIAHSPDSDDAYMMAPFALGWLDPEGFEIEFVRKDIERLNAEALDSRYDVTAISFGAYPELKDRYDLLTAGSSIQEGTGPLVVSRTPLEPAALKGVTIAIPGTRTSAYLSMRKWCAELGFEPAVELVPFDQILPAVAEGRFEAGLLIHESQLMYRDAGLRLVVDLGAWWKHAYDLPLPMGGNAIRRDLPAEAKQRFAVLMRKSVELARVRHWESVDYSQSFGRGMDREMIGRYVNAWVNDFTVDPGPRGREAVAKLLGIEPVWIQG; encoded by the coding sequence ATGAAGCTCACCATCGCCCACAGCCCCGATTCCGACGACGCCTACATGATGGCGCCCTTCGCCCTGGGCTGGCTGGATCCGGAAGGGTTCGAGATCGAGTTCGTGCGGAAGGACATCGAGCGGCTGAACGCCGAGGCGCTGGATTCCCGCTACGACGTGACCGCCATCAGCTTCGGGGCCTATCCGGAGCTGAAGGACCGCTATGACCTGCTGACGGCGGGCTCCAGCATCCAGGAGGGCACCGGGCCGCTGGTGGTGAGCCGGACGCCCCTGGAGCCCGCGGCGCTGAAGGGCGTGACCATCGCCATCCCCGGCACCCGGACCAGCGCCTACCTGTCCATGCGGAAGTGGTGCGCCGAATTGGGATTCGAGCCCGCGGTGGAACTGGTGCCCTTCGACCAGATCCTGCCCGCCGTGGCCGAAGGCCGGTTCGAAGCCGGATTGCTGATCCACGAAAGCCAGCTGATGTACCGCGACGCCGGGCTGCGGCTGGTAGTGGATCTGGGAGCCTGGTGGAAGCACGCCTATGACCTGCCGCTGCCCATGGGCGGCAACGCCATCCGCCGCGACCTGCCCGCGGAGGCGAAGCAGCGGTTCGCCGTGCTCATGCGGAAGAGCGTCGAGCTGGCCCGGGTCCGGCACTGGGAGAGCGTGGACTACAGCCAGTCCTTCGGCCGGGGCATGGACCGCGAGATGATCGGCCGCTACGTGAACGCCTGGGTGAACGACTTCACCGTCGATCCCGGCCCCCGCGGCCGCGAAGCCGTGGCGAAGCTCCTGGGGATCGAGCCGGTGTGGATCCAGGGCTGA